The DNA sequence TACGTTCTACAATGCAAAACAGTATCCTAGCGATTCCTTGCCGTTTGACGACGATGTCGATGTGACGGTGAGCTGGAAACTCGAAACGAACAGCAAGGACTCTTATAAGACGTACTTTAACAAGATTACCAAGGTTGCTGATTCTACCTGGTACAAGGATTTGCTGGAGTGGGAGAGCGATGGCTCTGCCGATACCGTGGTCAACATGAAGCGTGTGAAAAACGATACGGCCACCTCGATTCATTTGGACCTTCCGTCTGCCTTGGTGAAAGAACTCAAGAAGGTGAAGGGCTCTGCCCACTTGCAGTTGCGCCTGTCTGCACCTAAGGCAACGCGCCTCTATCGCTTCTATGGCGATGCATCGTCTACGTATCCGCCGTCCTTGGTGCTCTTTTCCGATTCTACGACCTACATGAAGCCCACTCCGACTCCGTTCCGTATGGCTAATATCCTGAAAAACGAAGAAGAATGCCCGGAATGCGCCATCCTCCATGGCGGTGGACTTTTCGATTCCCTGGTGGTGGAAATTCCGCCCGAACCTATCCTTGAGGCCTTGTCCGAATTCTATGGCGATGAATTCCCGTTCACCAAGGGCGACAGTACCGACGTTCGCCAGATTGTAGTGCATGCCCAAATCACGATGGCCCGCGACGACTCCAAGGGCAGCAATGAACTGGGCTACCCGATCCAGATTGTGACGGGTTCCTATATCGATAGTGCTGACCAGCGCTACTTGGATACCGCTGACCTCAGATACCGCCGTATGGAAAGGTATCGTCTTGATACGGCTGTGATTTTGAGCGAAGGCCACCAGAACCTGATTTTCCATGACGGCGATTCTTTGACGCTTCAGCTGTCGTATGGTTTCCGCGACTTCCTCAACAAGGCAAGCGATGGCCGTGGCATGAAGTTCAGCATGCGTATTGGTTGGCCGTTCTTGCAAGAAAAGATGACGGTTTATAAGGATACCATTATCACCACCAAAACGAAGGTGATCTCTGCTAAGGGCGATACGACTTATAAAACCAAGAACGACACTCTCTACAGGTACTTTAGCTACTTTGACTATGCCCGCTACGATTTCTCGACGGCGATGGAGAATCCGATGACGCTCAAGCTATGGCTTGCCTCTAAGCGGGAGGATGAAAAATGAAAAAGTTTTTGCTTGCATTAGGTGTATTTTCGAGTTTTGCTTTTTCTTCGATGATCGGTTTGGATGCCTTGGGCGAAGAAAACGTCATGGGCGGTACGGCTTCGGCTGCTGGCCGTGGCTTTGCCGGTAACGCCAAGACGGGTGATGCCGAAGGTCTTTCGGTCGTGAACCCGGCTCGTTTGGCTTTTGATGCGAAGGTTGTCTTTAACTTGAACTTCTCGATGGAACTGGATGGTGCCCGTGACAATGGCGAGCATTATGCCTATTCCAGCATGTCGATGCCGTCTTTCAACCTTTCGTTCCCCATGGGTTCGTTCGGTGCAATGGGCCTTTCGCTGTGGCAGCATTATGCAGCGTCTTTTGAAGACGAATACAAGAACAAGGAAACCCATGCGAATGCAAAGCTGGAATACAAGGGTAGCGTCTACGAACTCGTTCCGACTTACGCTGTCCGCTTGCCGTTCTTCCGTTCCCTTTCTTTGGGTGCCTCTGCTCACGTCGTGATGGGTAATAACTCCAGAAACTTGACTCTTGGCGCTAACAACGAAAATATTGACAAGAGCGATTCCTGGGCAACGGGCGACTACATTCTTTCGGACTATGTCGAAGGCGCTTGGGAAATCAAGGACCATCCGGCATACTACACGGGTGCCCTCCAGTATCGCGGTAAAAACGCCTCATACTTTTTCTCGTTTACCACGGGCTATACTTTGCTGAACACGCTGGACTACAACTTTAGATTCAGCGAATTAGATACGCTGGAATCGGCTCGTGCTAAGCGTGAAATCGATGTGCCCGCCATGCTTGCGACCGGTATCAACTACCGTTTGGCAAAGCGCCACAATGTCATGATGGACTTGACTTGGCGCGTGTGGGACAAGGATATCGAAAACATTGCGGGCGGTTGGAATATGCCTGAGGTGACAGAAACCCAGACGGACTTTATGGTTTCGCTCGGTTACCAGTTTGACGGCAGCCCGCTGTTCTATGAATCTTACTGGAACCGTATCAACTACCGTGCAGGTGCCTGGTACAGAAACTGGTACATCAAGGATGTTTTTGAGGTGGGTGGCTCGATTGGCGGCGGATTCCCGCTGGGTCGTAAGGGGACTACAATCGATGTCGCTTTCCAGGGGGGCAAGCGCTTCTCCGATGCCAAGTCGGAATGGGAAGAAATGTTCGTCGGGCTGCGAATCGGTTTGACCGGTATCGCAACTTGGGGACAGGAGCGCAGGTAGGATTTTTAATGAAGGAGGCCTAGTATGGCTATAAAAAAAGAGACTGAAACAAAATCCAAGGTTAAAACTGCAAAGTCCACGACTTTGAAGGCGATGAAAGACGCCGAAGAAAAGGCCGTGAAGGCTGTGGCCAAGGTGAAGAAGGCTGCAGCAACGAAGGTTTCCAAGATCTCGGACGAAGTCAAGAAGGTGGCCGCCAAGAAGACGACTACGGCTAAGACTGCTGCAACCAAGACGGCAGAAAAGCCTGCTGCCAAAGCAACTGCTAAAACCGCAACCAAGGCTGCTGCAACGAAGGCCGCCGCTGTCAAAACGGCCGTCAAGACCGCTGTAAAGACGGTTGCAAAAACTGCAGTTAAAAAGGCTGCCGCAACAAAGGCCGCTGCAACGAAGGTTGCTGCAAAGTCCAAGGCATCCGAAAAGGAAGTTGCCAAGCTCGCTCAGTCCTTTGACGCCGAATACCTGGTGCTCATGCAGAAGGACCCGAACTGGATGCATGCCTTCTGGGAAGTGTCCGAAAACAGAATTAACGAAGCGAAGCACGGTAAGGGGAAAATTGTTCTTCGCCTGTTCGACATTGCCGATGACCTTACGGTGCAGCGCGGCAAGAAGCGCAAGTTCCGCGATGTCGAAGTTCCGGCAAATGCTCGTAGCTGGTATGTCGAAAATA is a window from the uncultured Fibrobacter sp. genome containing:
- a CDS encoding DUF4912 domain-containing protein, yielding MAIKKETETKSKVKTAKSTTLKAMKDAEEKAVKAVAKVKKAAATKVSKISDEVKKVAAKKTTTAKTAATKTAEKPAAKATAKTATKAAATKAAAVKTAVKTAVKTVAKTAVKKAAATKAAATKVAAKSKASEKEVAKLAQSFDAEYLVLMQKDPNWMHAFWEVSENRINEAKHGKGKIVLRLFDIADDLTVQRGKKRKFRDVEVPANARSWYVENTAGKSCVAVLGAVSGKNFMPIVESAPVMTFDKSAAAPAADDAFAKASLGGNTLGNFMSSGFSSQTAESWLKSLGGNFGSSSESMFSGALSSAALQSNNIEVAKDSVNYGKDFFLWVKTRLIVYGGTRPDAHLQVRGEPFPLNPDGTFSFEEDLPDSTKIIPVFATDKDGDFPTTIVPIVVKRTE